One Hypomesus transpacificus isolate Combined female chromosome 21, fHypTra1, whole genome shotgun sequence genomic region harbors:
- the taf5l gene encoding TAF5-like RNA polymerase II p300/CBP-associated factor-associated factor 65 kDa subunit 5L isoform X2: MKRVRTEQIQYTVAQYLKRRQYVDTEGALKGAKLSQSAEEMAANLTVQTESGCANIVSAAPCQSDPQQYEAQFSRLRNFLSAEVSWGKEVSCVLYPLFVYLHLDMVRCGLKGTVDGFYSRFHGMFLQDAEQRATVEQLRHVLTSQDVSANPKLCAFLDHKYVVHLTEPAYSYLLRYLQSEDNSALCRALSTHLQVEVTTSPRTDYQLYGTGGGAATAPNSTSSWAGVDGAEGGEGVEVPAGVPQSEAALEALQDCIKKVREGPPSLTTVCFYAFHHTEQLLNAAEVSADSRLLAGGFDTSAVKLWSLRARKLKAKPHRVDVSHVRLACDMLEEEADEEDGSGSEIKTLRGHSGPVFRTAFLTDSSGLLTCSEDTSIRYWDLGSFTNTVLYQGHAYPVWDLDVSPCSLYFASGSHDRTARLWTFSRTYPLRLYAGHLADVDCVKFHPNSNYLATGSTDKTVRLWSTQQGASVRLFTGHRGPVLALAFSPNGKYLASAGEDQRVKLWDLASGALYKDLRGHSDSVTSLSFSPDSSLVASSSTDNSVRVWDIRNSHGGGVPSDGSSGEMVGLYTGHTSNVLNVQFMACNLLMVTGTAQEKQEP; the protein is encoded by the exons ATGAAGCGGGTTCGAACTGAGCAGATCCAGTACACCGTGGCTCAGTACCTGAAGCGTAGGCAGTATGTGGACACTGAGGGTGCCCTGAAGGGGGCGAAACTGTCCCAATCTGCTGAAGAGATGGCTGCCAACCTGACAG TACAGACAGAGTCAGGATGTGCCAACATTGTGTCTGCCGCCCCTTGTCAGTCGGACCCCCAACAGTACGAGGCTCAGTTCTCTAGACTACGGAACTTTCTCTCAG CAGAGGTATCTTGGGGTAAGGAGGTGAGCTGCGTCCTCTACCCGCTCTTTGTCTACCTCCACCTGGACATGGTGCGCTGCGGCCTGAAGGGGACGGTGGACGGCTTCTACAGCCGCTTCCACGGCATGTTCCTCCAGGACGCCGAGCAGCGCGCCACCGTCGAGCAGCTGCGCCACGTGCTCACCTCGCAGGACGTGTCGGCCAACCCCAAGCTCTGCGCCTTCCTCGACCACAAGTACGTGGTGCACCTGACGGAGCCGGCCTACAGCTACCTGTTGCGCTACCTGCAGAGCGAGGACAACAGCGCCCTCTGCAGGGCTCTGAGCactcacctgcaggtggaggtcACTACCTCGCCGCGCACAGACTACCAGCTCTACGGGACGGGCGGCGGGGCCGCCACGGCCCCCAACTCCACCTCGTCCTGGGCGGGCGTGGacggggcggagggaggggagggcgtGGAGGTGCCCGCAGGGGTCCCTCAGAGCGAAGCGGCTCTGGAGGCGCTGCAGGACTGCATTAAGAAGGTGCGCGAGGGGCCCCCGTCGCTCACCACCGTGTGCTTCTACGCCTTCCACCACACGGAGCAGCTGCTGAACGCGGCGGAGGTTTCGGCCGACAGCAGGCTGCTGGCCGGCGGCTTCGACACCTCGGCCGTCAAGCTGTGGAGCCTGAGGGCCCGGAAGCTGAAGGCCAAGCCGCACCGGGTGGACGTGTCGCACGTCCGTCTGGCCTGCGacatgctggaggaggag GCGGATGAGGAGGACGGCTCGGGAAGCGAGATCAAGACCCTGCGCGGCCACAGCGGCCCCGTGTTCCGCACAGCCTTCCTCACGGACAGCTCGGGCCTGCTGACCTGCTCCGAGGACACGTCCATTCGCTACTGGGACCTCGGCAGCTTCACCAACACGGTGCTCTACCAGGGCCACGCCTACCCCGTGTGGGACCTGGACGTCAGCCCCTGCAGCCTGTACTTCGCCAGCGGCTCCCACGACCGGACGGCGCGCCTCTGGACCTTCTCGCGCACCTACCCCCTGCGGCTGTACGCCGGCCACTTGGCCGACGTGGACTGCGTCAAGTTCCACCCCAACTCCAACTACCTGGCCACGGGCTCCACCGACAAGACCGTCCGCCTGTGGAGCACCCAGCAGGGGGCGTCGGTGCGCCTCTTCACCGGCCACCGCGGCCCGGTGTTGGCGCTGGCGTTCTCTCCCAACGGGAAGTACCTGGCGTCGGCCGGCGAGGACCAGAGGGTGAAGCTGTGGGATTTGGCCTCGGGGGCCCTGTACAAGGACCTGCGGGGGCACTCGGACAGCGTGACCAGCCTGTCCTTTAGTCCCGACAGCAGCCTGGTGGCGTCGTCCTCCACGGACAACTCGGTCAGGGTGTGGGACATCCGTAACTCGCACGGCGGGGGGGTGCCGTCCGACGGCTCGTCCGGCGAGATGGTGGGGCTCTACACGGGCCACACCAGCAACGTGCTCAACGTCCAGTTCATGGCCTGCAATCTCCTCATGGTGACTGGGACCGCGCAGGAGAAACAGGAACCGTAG
- the taf5l gene encoding TAF5-like RNA polymerase II p300/CBP-associated factor-associated factor 65 kDa subunit 5L isoform X1 gives MKRVRTEQIQYTVAQYLKRRQYVDTEGALKGAKLSQSAEEMAANLTVQTESGCANIVSAAPCQSDPQQYEAQFSRLRNFLSEAEVSWGKEVSCVLYPLFVYLHLDMVRCGLKGTVDGFYSRFHGMFLQDAEQRATVEQLRHVLTSQDVSANPKLCAFLDHKYVVHLTEPAYSYLLRYLQSEDNSALCRALSTHLQVEVTTSPRTDYQLYGTGGGAATAPNSTSSWAGVDGAEGGEGVEVPAGVPQSEAALEALQDCIKKVREGPPSLTTVCFYAFHHTEQLLNAAEVSADSRLLAGGFDTSAVKLWSLRARKLKAKPHRVDVSHVRLACDMLEEEADEEDGSGSEIKTLRGHSGPVFRTAFLTDSSGLLTCSEDTSIRYWDLGSFTNTVLYQGHAYPVWDLDVSPCSLYFASGSHDRTARLWTFSRTYPLRLYAGHLADVDCVKFHPNSNYLATGSTDKTVRLWSTQQGASVRLFTGHRGPVLALAFSPNGKYLASAGEDQRVKLWDLASGALYKDLRGHSDSVTSLSFSPDSSLVASSSTDNSVRVWDIRNSHGGGVPSDGSSGEMVGLYTGHTSNVLNVQFMACNLLMVTGTAQEKQEP, from the exons ATGAAGCGGGTTCGAACTGAGCAGATCCAGTACACCGTGGCTCAGTACCTGAAGCGTAGGCAGTATGTGGACACTGAGGGTGCCCTGAAGGGGGCGAAACTGTCCCAATCTGCTGAAGAGATGGCTGCCAACCTGACAG TACAGACAGAGTCAGGATGTGCCAACATTGTGTCTGCCGCCCCTTGTCAGTCGGACCCCCAACAGTACGAGGCTCAGTTCTCTAGACTACGGAACTTTCTCTCAG AAGCAGAGGTATCTTGGGGTAAGGAGGTGAGCTGCGTCCTCTACCCGCTCTTTGTCTACCTCCACCTGGACATGGTGCGCTGCGGCCTGAAGGGGACGGTGGACGGCTTCTACAGCCGCTTCCACGGCATGTTCCTCCAGGACGCCGAGCAGCGCGCCACCGTCGAGCAGCTGCGCCACGTGCTCACCTCGCAGGACGTGTCGGCCAACCCCAAGCTCTGCGCCTTCCTCGACCACAAGTACGTGGTGCACCTGACGGAGCCGGCCTACAGCTACCTGTTGCGCTACCTGCAGAGCGAGGACAACAGCGCCCTCTGCAGGGCTCTGAGCactcacctgcaggtggaggtcACTACCTCGCCGCGCACAGACTACCAGCTCTACGGGACGGGCGGCGGGGCCGCCACGGCCCCCAACTCCACCTCGTCCTGGGCGGGCGTGGacggggcggagggaggggagggcgtGGAGGTGCCCGCAGGGGTCCCTCAGAGCGAAGCGGCTCTGGAGGCGCTGCAGGACTGCATTAAGAAGGTGCGCGAGGGGCCCCCGTCGCTCACCACCGTGTGCTTCTACGCCTTCCACCACACGGAGCAGCTGCTGAACGCGGCGGAGGTTTCGGCCGACAGCAGGCTGCTGGCCGGCGGCTTCGACACCTCGGCCGTCAAGCTGTGGAGCCTGAGGGCCCGGAAGCTGAAGGCCAAGCCGCACCGGGTGGACGTGTCGCACGTCCGTCTGGCCTGCGacatgctggaggaggag GCGGATGAGGAGGACGGCTCGGGAAGCGAGATCAAGACCCTGCGCGGCCACAGCGGCCCCGTGTTCCGCACAGCCTTCCTCACGGACAGCTCGGGCCTGCTGACCTGCTCCGAGGACACGTCCATTCGCTACTGGGACCTCGGCAGCTTCACCAACACGGTGCTCTACCAGGGCCACGCCTACCCCGTGTGGGACCTGGACGTCAGCCCCTGCAGCCTGTACTTCGCCAGCGGCTCCCACGACCGGACGGCGCGCCTCTGGACCTTCTCGCGCACCTACCCCCTGCGGCTGTACGCCGGCCACTTGGCCGACGTGGACTGCGTCAAGTTCCACCCCAACTCCAACTACCTGGCCACGGGCTCCACCGACAAGACCGTCCGCCTGTGGAGCACCCAGCAGGGGGCGTCGGTGCGCCTCTTCACCGGCCACCGCGGCCCGGTGTTGGCGCTGGCGTTCTCTCCCAACGGGAAGTACCTGGCGTCGGCCGGCGAGGACCAGAGGGTGAAGCTGTGGGATTTGGCCTCGGGGGCCCTGTACAAGGACCTGCGGGGGCACTCGGACAGCGTGACCAGCCTGTCCTTTAGTCCCGACAGCAGCCTGGTGGCGTCGTCCTCCACGGACAACTCGGTCAGGGTGTGGGACATCCGTAACTCGCACGGCGGGGGGGTGCCGTCCGACGGCTCGTCCGGCGAGATGGTGGGGCTCTACACGGGCCACACCAGCAACGTGCTCAACGTCCAGTTCATGGCCTGCAATCTCCTCATGGTGACTGGGACCGCGCAGGAGAAACAGGAACCGTAG